A genome region from Triticum aestivum cultivar Chinese Spring chromosome 2B, IWGSC CS RefSeq v2.1, whole genome shotgun sequence includes the following:
- the LOC123042159 gene encoding BTB/POZ and MATH domain-containing protein 3-like: MGNTIGSASLVKQDVPETWSTSLTEGDTAAHSFEVTGFSLLDGMGAGNFISSSTFCVGGCEWDITFYPDGSKEDGGAHASAYLRLCNGELGLQTNYTLSLLGKDGQVFEQRSLEHTFQSAGIFWGFDDFVQKSKLRRLLSGNDDCVTIRCVLTVMRKHGALAIPTPPSNMHEDFARMLKGKEGADITFIVGDKSFRAHRHVLAARSPAFKAERINFSN; encoded by the coding sequence ATGGGAAACACCATCGGTTCTGCTTCTCTGGTGAAGCAGGATGTGCCCGAGACGTGGTCGACGAGCCTTACGGAGGGCGACACCGCGGCGCACAGTTTCGAGGTCACGGGCTTCTCGCTGCTCGACGGCATGGGCGCCGGGAACTTCATCTCGTCGAGCACGTTCTGCGTTGGCGGCTGCGAGTGGGACATCACGTTCTACCCCGACGGGTCAAAGGAGGACGGAGGCGCCCACGCCTCCGCTTATCTGCGTCTATGCAATGGAGAACTAGGGTTGCAGACCAACTACACTCTGAGTCTATTGGGGAAGGATGGCCAAGTGTTTGAGCAACGGAGCCTAGAACATACCTTCCAGTCCGCAGGTATTTTTTGGGGCTTCGACGACTTTGTCCAAAAGTCAAAGCTGCGGCGGCTGCTATCCGGCAACGACGACTGTGTAACGATCAGATGTGTTTTGACTGTTATGAGGAAGCATGGCGCCTTGGCCATCCCGACCCCGCCGTCCAATATGCACGAGGATTTTGCAAGGATGTTGAAGGGCAAGGAAGGCGCGGACATAACGTTCATCGTGGGTGACAAGTCGTTCCGTGCTCATAGACACGTTCTGGCGGCACGATCACCGGCCTTTAAGGCAGAGAGAATTAActtctcaaattaa